The DNA segment caaaattatatttatattaaaatttgagatatttcaTCACATTCCATTCGCAATCATTTTTTGCATCATGCTTacaatttaataataattatttttcaaaaaatcagccttccaattttttattttgaaatcaggatatgattaaaaaaaaaaaagggcgttgaaaaatttaaaaagagaCGCCACAAAACGTGGCTTTGTTATTTCTACTTTTCTAGTGTAGTTCATAGAAAATGTTCATGTGAACATCACatttaggaatttttttttcaatagattccatatattttttatacaaaatgttttttccatatattttttatatatacaatTAAACATTTTGTATAAAACTAGAGCCGGTAGACTAGCACACACAAACTACAAAAGCTAATGAGGACATTATTAGCATTTAAAGTTGTAGAAAGGTCAACCTTTCCTAACTTCACCCGTTTCCACAGCCAATATTGAATCTGGTCAATGCCTCTTACACGTGGAAAAATCTAATTGGTTCGTCTCTCCACCTAAGTAGGTTAGCATTGCGGTAAATTGGGAAAGCAAAAGACTTTTACTTGCGGTTGATTTCAATTTTAGAAAACATTTTGGATCTATCGGAATTTAAATATACATGTGTGTGTGAATTTGTCTCTTCATTATTTTGACAGAcctttaaaaattttcatatattaaCATATTAATTTCCCAATCGAGAgttttattcaataaaataaaataaaaatattaccgCATTTAAGAATATGATGCGcaatatataatcaaaatatacTTAAAAAATGATATAGAATAGAATATTGCTATTAAAGTCAAAcacaatatttaattatttggtgCATAGAATGATATCAGTtactaaatataaaaaaaattatgaaaaccaTGGATGAATTCGTATATATAAGTAatcttataatatatatatatatatatatatatctacaaTACTTTTATACCCTTTTCTACTAACCATAAAtcttttttaagtattttgatgTATTTAAATAAGGAATTACTTAAATATTAGaattagttaaaaaaaaaagaaagataaaTTGAACATCAATTTCAACGTTGATTAGTTTAAATGAGAAGGAAACCTAAAAATGGGAAAAGAGACGTCATCAGTTTGACTCTGCGAGAGCACTTTCTTTCTCTTTCCCTATTTTATAATCTCTCTGCCCTTTTTCCATTTCAATTCGCTTTTCCTTTTTTTCTAAATAATCATGGCTATCGATTGTATACCGGCCTATGCTTTCACCGCCAAGATGGAAGAGAACGCCGCCCAAGAAGCGGCCGCCGCCGGCCTTCAGAGCGTCGATAAGCTTATCAGATTACTCTCCACCTCCAACAATTTCAAAGCAGAACCGACACCCGACTGTCGGGCCGTCGTCGATGTCGCCGTcgaaaaattcaagaagttcatcTCCATACTCGACCGCTGCAGAACCGGCCACGCCAGATTCCGCCGCGGACCGGTTCAGATTAATCGGGAGAAGGCCGAACCGGGTCCCGAGACGGCTGGCTCGCCTCCCCGAGCCTCGCCGCCGGCGGATGACGACACGTGCGCCAAAATTCAGCACCCGACGCCGGTTCAGAGGCTTCCGCCGCTGCctcaccaccaccaccaccagcAGCCGACGAGGAACGGGTCGTGCGAGAGGAAAGAGACGGCGACCACGATAAACTTCGGCTCGCCGGCGAATTCCTTTAGAACCGGCGACACCGACAGCCTTCAGCAGTCGATGTCCTCGGGATTTCAGATCACGAACATGTCCTCCGCCGGGCGGCCGCCGCTCTCCACATCCTCTTTGAAGAGGAAGTGCACCTCCGTGGACGACTCCAACGGCAAGTGTGCCGATGGGTCAACTGGGAGCCGCTGCCATTGTCCCAAGAAAAGGTAAAGGGAAGTCAAAAAGTCAACGAAGAATATTTGTTATTTGTTACTAATTAAGACTATAGCTTAGGTCTCAAACCCCGTATCTGCAATGAAAACGATTTTCATCCATCAAATTAGATATATGTCTCATAAAACTTAGAGTTTTTGTGATAATATCAATGCATTGATATTTGACGTTTGAATAATAACAGGAAATCAAAAGTGAAAAGGGTAGAAAGAGTTGCAGCTATAAGCATGAAGTTGGCTGATATTCCACCTGATGATTTCTCTTGGAGAAAGTATGGCCAAAAACCCATCAAGGGTTCCCCTCATCCTAGGTATCCCATCCAtccatcataaaaaaaaaatttaatgaaaagGATTGAatgaattcaatttcaatcaagAATTTCATCTGAAATTAGGTGATCAAAGTCAATTATTAATTTAGGAGATTGTGTCAAATTGGaccaattttaaattattaatcacttataatttaatttaattaaaataatgaatgggTTTGGTTTTGTCAGGGGATATTACAAGTGTAGCAGTGTAAAATTGTGCCCGGCCCGGAAACATGTGGAGCGGGCCTTGGACGACCCGGCAATGTTGATCGTTACTTACGAAGGTGAACACAATCACTCCCATCCCAATACAAAAGCACCTGCGTTGGTCCTCGAATCATCTTGATCGCAAAGCTCCAACCATCACCGTCCGATGCGTGGAAAATTGGTCAACGCGATGGGGTTCCCTttgtctttttctttcttttttctttcttatTCTGCGTTGAAAATTCTTTTAGACTAGAAATTGCAAGGGGACAAGAAAAAGAGAAGACAGTGGGAATTTAAATCGTACAAACGTGCGTGGGATTgctggggtttttttttttaatatataaaacaattatataattttaattttgaagagaTTGGTTGTCCTAATTTAAATATGGTATATTTTGACTTCTCTTGTGAATTGATT comes from the Henckelia pumila isolate YLH828 chromosome 1, ASM3356847v2, whole genome shotgun sequence genome and includes:
- the LOC140874784 gene encoding probable WRKY transcription factor 7, with product MAIDCIPAYAFTAKMEENAAQEAAAAGLQSVDKLIRLLSTSNNFKAEPTPDCRAVVDVAVEKFKKFISILDRCRTGHARFRRGPVQINREKAEPGPETAGSPPRASPPADDDTCAKIQHPTPVQRLPPLPHHHHHQQPTRNGSCERKETATTINFGSPANSFRTGDTDSLQQSMSSGFQITNMSSAGRPPLSTSSLKRKCTSVDDSNGKCADGSTGSRCHCPKKRKSKVKRVERVAAISMKLADIPPDDFSWRKYGQKPIKGSPHPRGYYKCSSVKLCPARKHVERALDDPAMLIVTYEGEHNHSHPNTKAPALVLESS